The following are encoded together in the Lactuca sativa cultivar Salinas chromosome 1, Lsat_Salinas_v11, whole genome shotgun sequence genome:
- the LOC111909315 gene encoding D-glycerate 3-kinase, chloroplastic isoform X1, which produces MVVVMDVLYQPTKPLITSSSPSPSISDRNFNYYAHVSTRYHPLPSTSSSSFGLHRITSQLAPNSSKTDAGYGCSWMQDNSTYKSIIANHERRHGPLHSMFPSSPAQVSSVEDLFEFICSGPLIEKLGFTPKTIAESIDKWLTNGFHVCELFNLNELYLTIPQKARIYHYYIPVFLWCEQQISDHRSTFKDGDDIPPLVIGFSAPQGCGKTTLVFALDYLFSKTAGRKSATISIDDFYLTYDEQAKLRENNPGNALLEFRGNAGSHDLPLSVETLMAVSNLTKEACSGMKMKLPRYDKSAYNGRGDRADPSTWPEVEGPLSVVLFEGWMLGFKPLPAQVVKAVDPQLEIVNKNLEAYYDAWDKFIKSWIIIKIKDPSCVYQWRLQAEIGMREAGNPGMTDEEVMDFVSRYLPAYNAYLPTLYTEGPKGSDSNHTLIVEIDEERNPILAG; this is translated from the exons ATGGTGGTGGTTATGGACGTTTTGTACCAGCCAACGAAGCCTTTAATCACGTCGTCTTCGCCTTCGCCTTCAATCTCCGACCGGAATTTCAACTATTATGCTCATGTATCCACCAGGTACCATCCGCTTCCGAGTACTAGCAGCAGCAGCTTCGGATTACATCGCATCACTTCTCAATTGGCCCCAAACTCATCCAAAACAG ATGCAGGTTATGGATGTTCATGGATGCAAGACAACTCAACCTATAAGTCTATTATAGCCAACCATGAAAGGAGACATGGCCCATTACACTCAATGTTTCCATCTAGCCCTGCACAAGTTTCCTCTGTGGAAGATCTTTTTGAATTTATATGCTCAGGGCCCCTTATAGAAAAACTTGGATTCACCCCAAAAACAATAGCGGAGTCCATAGACAAGTGGTTGACAAATGGATTTCATGTGTGTGAATTGTTTAACCTCAACGAGTTATACCTTACAATACCCCAGAAAGCTAGAATTTATCACTACTATATCCCTGTCTTCTTGTGGTGCGAACAGCAGATTTCTGATCATAGGTCCACTTTTAAAGATGGAGATGATATCCCTCCTTTGGTG ATTGGCTTTAGTGCACCACAAGGTTGTGGGAAAACTACACTTGTCTTTGCTCTAGACTATCTTTTTTCAAAAACTGCAGGCAG GAAGTCTGCAACTATTTCGATAGATGATTTTTATCTTACGTATGATGAACAG gCTAAATTGAGAGAAAACAATCCTGGCAATGCTCTTTTAGAG TTTCGTGGAAATGCTGGAAGCCATGATCTTCCTTTGTCAGTTGAAACACTAATGGCTGTTAGTAATTTGACTAAAGAAG CATGTTCAGGTATGAAGATGAAGCTGCCAAGATATGATAAA TCTGCATACAATGGTAGAGGTGACAGAGCCGATCCTTCAACATGGCCTGAAGTTGAAGGACCTCTATCA GTAGTTTTGTTTGAGGGTTGGATGCTTGGTTTCAAGCCTCTTCCTGCTCAAGTGGTCAAAGCTGTCGATCCACAG CTAGAAATAGTgaacaaaaacctagaagcttattatgatgcatgggacaagttcataaaatcatggattatCATCAAAATTAAAGACCCAAGTTGTGTATACCAATGGCGTTTACAG GCAGAGATTGGAATGAGAGAAGCTGGAAACCCAGGGATGACTGATGAGGAG GTTATGGATTTTGTATCAAGATATTTGCCTGCATACAACGCATATCTCCCTACACTCTACACAGAAGGACCAAAAGGATCAGATTCTAATCACACACTTATTGTTGAAATTGATGAAGAAAGAAATCCAATCCTTGCTGGCTAG
- the LOC111909315 gene encoding D-glycerate 3-kinase, chloroplastic isoform X3, with the protein MVVVMDVLYQPTKPLITSSSPSPSISDRNFNYYAHVSTRYHPLPSTSSSSFGLHRITSQLAPNSSKTGYGCSWMQDNSTYKSIIANHERRHGPLHSMFPSSPAQVSSVEDLFEFICSGPLIEKLGFTPKTIAESIDKWLTNGFHVCELFNLNELYLTIPQKARIYHYYIPVFLWCEQQISDHRSTFKDGDDIPPLVIGFSAPQGCGKTTLVFALDYLFSKTAGRKSATISIDDFYLTYDEQAKLRENNPGNALLEFRGNAGSHDLPLSVETLMAVSNLTKEGMKMKLPRYDKSAYNGRGDRADPSTWPEVEGPLSVVLFEGWMLGFKPLPAQVVKAVDPQLEIVNKNLEAYYDAWDKFIKSWIIIKIKDPSCVYQWRLQAEIGMREAGNPGMTDEEVMDFVSRYLPAYNAYLPTLYTEGPKGSDSNHTLIVEIDEERNPILAG; encoded by the exons ATGGTGGTGGTTATGGACGTTTTGTACCAGCCAACGAAGCCTTTAATCACGTCGTCTTCGCCTTCGCCTTCAATCTCCGACCGGAATTTCAACTATTATGCTCATGTATCCACCAGGTACCATCCGCTTCCGAGTACTAGCAGCAGCAGCTTCGGATTACATCGCATCACTTCTCAATTGGCCCCAAACTCATCCAAAACAG GTTATGGATGTTCATGGATGCAAGACAACTCAACCTATAAGTCTATTATAGCCAACCATGAAAGGAGACATGGCCCATTACACTCAATGTTTCCATCTAGCCCTGCACAAGTTTCCTCTGTGGAAGATCTTTTTGAATTTATATGCTCAGGGCCCCTTATAGAAAAACTTGGATTCACCCCAAAAACAATAGCGGAGTCCATAGACAAGTGGTTGACAAATGGATTTCATGTGTGTGAATTGTTTAACCTCAACGAGTTATACCTTACAATACCCCAGAAAGCTAGAATTTATCACTACTATATCCCTGTCTTCTTGTGGTGCGAACAGCAGATTTCTGATCATAGGTCCACTTTTAAAGATGGAGATGATATCCCTCCTTTGGTG ATTGGCTTTAGTGCACCACAAGGTTGTGGGAAAACTACACTTGTCTTTGCTCTAGACTATCTTTTTTCAAAAACTGCAGGCAG GAAGTCTGCAACTATTTCGATAGATGATTTTTATCTTACGTATGATGAACAG gCTAAATTGAGAGAAAACAATCCTGGCAATGCTCTTTTAGAG TTTCGTGGAAATGCTGGAAGCCATGATCTTCCTTTGTCAGTTGAAACACTAATGGCTGTTAGTAATTTGACTAAAGAAG GTATGAAGATGAAGCTGCCAAGATATGATAAA TCTGCATACAATGGTAGAGGTGACAGAGCCGATCCTTCAACATGGCCTGAAGTTGAAGGACCTCTATCA GTAGTTTTGTTTGAGGGTTGGATGCTTGGTTTCAAGCCTCTTCCTGCTCAAGTGGTCAAAGCTGTCGATCCACAG CTAGAAATAGTgaacaaaaacctagaagcttattatgatgcatgggacaagttcataaaatcatggattatCATCAAAATTAAAGACCCAAGTTGTGTATACCAATGGCGTTTACAG GCAGAGATTGGAATGAGAGAAGCTGGAAACCCAGGGATGACTGATGAGGAG GTTATGGATTTTGTATCAAGATATTTGCCTGCATACAACGCATATCTCCCTACACTCTACACAGAAGGACCAAAAGGATCAGATTCTAATCACACACTTATTGTTGAAATTGATGAAGAAAGAAATCCAATCCTTGCTGGCTAG
- the LOC111909315 gene encoding D-glycerate 3-kinase, chloroplastic isoform X2 codes for MVVVMDVLYQPTKPLITSSSPSPSISDRNFNYYAHVSTRYHPLPSTSSSSFGLHRITSQLAPNSSKTDAGYGCSWMQDNSTYKSIIANHERRHGPLHSMFPSSPAQVSSVEDLFEFICSGPLIEKLGFTPKTIAESIDKWLTNGFHVCELFNLNELYLTIPQKARIYHYYIPVFLWCEQQISDHRSTFKDGDDIPPLVIGFSAPQGCGKTTLVFALDYLFSKTAGRKSATISIDDFYLTYDEQAKLRENNPGNALLEFRGNAGSHDLPLSVETLMAVSNLTKEGMKMKLPRYDKSAYNGRGDRADPSTWPEVEGPLSVVLFEGWMLGFKPLPAQVVKAVDPQLEIVNKNLEAYYDAWDKFIKSWIIIKIKDPSCVYQWRLQAEIGMREAGNPGMTDEEVMDFVSRYLPAYNAYLPTLYTEGPKGSDSNHTLIVEIDEERNPILAG; via the exons ATGGTGGTGGTTATGGACGTTTTGTACCAGCCAACGAAGCCTTTAATCACGTCGTCTTCGCCTTCGCCTTCAATCTCCGACCGGAATTTCAACTATTATGCTCATGTATCCACCAGGTACCATCCGCTTCCGAGTACTAGCAGCAGCAGCTTCGGATTACATCGCATCACTTCTCAATTGGCCCCAAACTCATCCAAAACAG ATGCAGGTTATGGATGTTCATGGATGCAAGACAACTCAACCTATAAGTCTATTATAGCCAACCATGAAAGGAGACATGGCCCATTACACTCAATGTTTCCATCTAGCCCTGCACAAGTTTCCTCTGTGGAAGATCTTTTTGAATTTATATGCTCAGGGCCCCTTATAGAAAAACTTGGATTCACCCCAAAAACAATAGCGGAGTCCATAGACAAGTGGTTGACAAATGGATTTCATGTGTGTGAATTGTTTAACCTCAACGAGTTATACCTTACAATACCCCAGAAAGCTAGAATTTATCACTACTATATCCCTGTCTTCTTGTGGTGCGAACAGCAGATTTCTGATCATAGGTCCACTTTTAAAGATGGAGATGATATCCCTCCTTTGGTG ATTGGCTTTAGTGCACCACAAGGTTGTGGGAAAACTACACTTGTCTTTGCTCTAGACTATCTTTTTTCAAAAACTGCAGGCAG GAAGTCTGCAACTATTTCGATAGATGATTTTTATCTTACGTATGATGAACAG gCTAAATTGAGAGAAAACAATCCTGGCAATGCTCTTTTAGAG TTTCGTGGAAATGCTGGAAGCCATGATCTTCCTTTGTCAGTTGAAACACTAATGGCTGTTAGTAATTTGACTAAAGAAG GTATGAAGATGAAGCTGCCAAGATATGATAAA TCTGCATACAATGGTAGAGGTGACAGAGCCGATCCTTCAACATGGCCTGAAGTTGAAGGACCTCTATCA GTAGTTTTGTTTGAGGGTTGGATGCTTGGTTTCAAGCCTCTTCCTGCTCAAGTGGTCAAAGCTGTCGATCCACAG CTAGAAATAGTgaacaaaaacctagaagcttattatgatgcatgggacaagttcataaaatcatggattatCATCAAAATTAAAGACCCAAGTTGTGTATACCAATGGCGTTTACAG GCAGAGATTGGAATGAGAGAAGCTGGAAACCCAGGGATGACTGATGAGGAG GTTATGGATTTTGTATCAAGATATTTGCCTGCATACAACGCATATCTCCCTACACTCTACACAGAAGGACCAAAAGGATCAGATTCTAATCACACACTTATTGTTGAAATTGATGAAGAAAGAAATCCAATCCTTGCTGGCTAG
- the LOC111909307 gene encoding auxin-responsive protein IAA17: MSSVTSEFAVTGGGIGVEFDEIELTLGLPGESRERKSGTKRLFSDVVDLKLGNCGEQEAIESDCECSDLDSRKPPSKGQVVGWPPVRSHNRKNTVMKSSNCKYVKVAVDGVPYLRKVDLKSYTGYQQLLCVFEDMFSCFAIGNRALINENKMIDYLNTSDHVPTYEDKDGDWMLVGDVPWKMFVETCRRIRLRKSSD; this comes from the exons ATGTCATCGGTAACGTCGGAATTCGCCGTCACCGGAGGAGGCATTGGTGTTGAATTTGATGAAATAGAGCTCACATTAGGGTTACCAGGGGAGTCGCGAGAGAGGAAGTCCGGAACAAAACGACTGTTTTCAGATGTGGTTGATTTGAAATTAGGTAACTGTGGAGAACAAGAGGCCATTGAATCCGATTGCGAATGCTCGGATTTGGACTCGAGAAAACCTCCGTCGAA GGGACAAGTGGTTGGATGGCCGCCGGTGAGATCCCATAATAGGAAGAACACGGTGATGAAGAGTAGTAATTGCAAGTATGTAAAGGTGGCTGTTGATGGAGTACCTTATTTGAGAAAAGTAGACCTGAAATCCTACACAGGATACCAACAGCTTCTTTGCGTTTTCGAGGACATGTTTTCCTGCTTCGCCATTG GCAATCGTGCATTGATCAATGAGAATAAGATGATAGATTATTTAAACACATCGGATCATGTTCCAACGTATGAAGATAAAGATGGTGATTGGATGTTAGTCGGGGATGTTCCATGGAA GATGTTTGTTGAAACATGTAGGCGAATAAGATTAAGGAAAAGCTCAGACTAG